The following are encoded together in the Oncorhynchus kisutch isolate 150728-3 linkage group LG8, Okis_V2, whole genome shotgun sequence genome:
- the cklf gene encoding chemokine-like factor, translated as MTGDCSKTTSNIPSLPMEVDTAFLRSLRGVLKLAEMGTMFVACVCFAVASRPKYIAATCMEFVITFSLLLLYTLKLNKKLTLFFWPLVDLFNSLFAAVFILILSLIAVSTYTVTGTLGGGIVGFIATGLWCVDGCMLFKRVTFNQPRTSATGTVK; from the exons ATGACAGGCGACTGTTCCAAAACAACCAGTAACATACCTTCATTACCCATGGAGGTTGATACTGCTTTTCTCAGATCCTTGAGGGGTGTCCTTAAATTAGCAGAGATG GGGACTATGTTtgtagcatgtgtgtgttttgctgtAGCATCCAGGCCCAAATACATTGCAGCTACATGCATGGAGTTTGTGATCACATTCTCCCTGCTTCTGCTGTACACACTGAAGTTGAATAAGAAGCTGACTCTGTTCTTCTGGCCTCTCGTT GATTTGTTCAACTCACTGTTTGCAGCAGTCTTCATACTTATCCTGAGTCTGATAGCAGTGTCCACTTACACAGTGACAGGGACCCTGGGTGGAGGG ATAGTGGGTTTCATAGCAACAGGCCTGTGGTGTGTGGATGGTTGCATGCTTTTCAAGAGGGTCACATTCAATCAACCAAGAACATCAGCAACTGGCACTGTGAAGTGA
- the LOC109895504 gene encoding thymidine kinase 2, mitochondrial-like: MQSYSSQGKLVRNGEKNKLVICIEGNIASGKTTCLEYFSKTSNIEVLTEPVSKWRNVRGHNPLGLMYQDPTRWGITLQTYIQLTMLDQHLSTISAPMRMMERSIYSAKYIFVENLYRSGKMPDVDFAVLSEWFEWITQNIAIPVDLIVYLQSSPQTCHERLKERCREEEKIIPLEYLEAIHQLYEDWLIKKTSFNVPAPVLVISADDDLQKMILQYEENREKILSGTNV, from the exons ATGCAGTCTTACTCCTCCCAAGGAAAGCTTGTGCGGAATGGGGAGAAGAATAAGTTAGTG ATCTGTATAGAGGGGAATATTGCTAGTGGGAAGACAACATGCCTGGAGTATTTCAGCAAAACCAGTAACATTgag GTGCTGACTGAGCCAGTTTCCAAATGGAGGAATGTTCGAGGGCACAACCCCCTG GGGTTAATGTACCAGGACCCTACTCGATGGGGCATCACTCTACAGACCTATATTCAGCTAACCATGCTGGACCAACACCTCTCAACAATA TCCGCCCCAATGAGAATGATGGAAAGGTCCATCTACAGTGCCAAGTACATCTTTGTGGAAAATCTTTACAGAAG TGGGAAGATGCCCGATGTGGACTTTGCTGTTCTTAGTGAGTGGTTTGAGTGGATCACTCAGAACATTGCCATTCCTGTGGATCTTATCG TTTATCTCCAGTCGTCTCCACAGACCTGCCATGAGAGGCTAaaagagagatgcagggaggaggagaagatcaTTCCTTTG gaaTATTTAGAGGCAATCCATCAGCTGTATGAAGACTGGCTGATAAAGAAGACGTCCTTCAATGTTCCTGCTCCAGTCCTT GTCATTTCGGCAGACGATGACCTGCAGAAGATGATCCTCCAGtatgaggagaacagagagaagatttTATCAGGGACCAATGTGTGA
- the LOC109895500 gene encoding uncharacterized protein LOC109895500, with amino-acid sequence MKDGIGDQTPVARKEAFDNYLNYYDQIWSKGNLKLCQEKQVTVGARRFLLLETDPGERFSNLDFYLTAFECVKSGFKDCRAFFSALIKATEVLEMFCVNLFLYPWKKEIKMLKTFTGPFVYCIQPVLTKSATKSILETIGYHLETDTEYRLTDNSDPETAMKMGFELFLARAECEYLLELMGQRSQPECLEILQRRAAPLHNTQAAEETAKDSETEPSQMQKQEENEDTGLSNGCSLVDPGPVETDEGDLTEENRVTASTPGRQQDDVQITLNLEVQPIETTHSPGIRPPRAFLNDDRSILEMQQNYPDLAIRQKPIFSKPLGGPPVVRRRLIKENTPEEGSSPANLAGSDVSGLQSISFHATAAPKPHLTEAVPKLQPPEDKACETTATIHGPTPPQVEVTRQGQEADDADELSKLAERIGQLHVHEHKVEEHKVENLKYPVEETALPHASCHDGSPHQDSAGYQSQPLMCHSSLVPVCNIPGCSSCEVADSPHQHVPGATNTIKEPPHSIYVPTSHLDPPVLDPTAADHQPSAGPQHQDMEGPILQPSEDELLQTYVMVDEP; translated from the exons atgaaggaTGGTATCGGTGACCAAACGCCTGTAGCGCGTAAAGAGGCTTTCGACAATTACCTAAATTACTATGATCAGATATGGAGTAAAGGTAACCTGAAACTATGCCAAGAGAAACAGGTTACCGTGGGAGCTAGACGATTTTTGCTGTTAGAGACAGACCCCGGAGAAAGATTTTCTAATTTGGACTTTTACCTTACTGCATTCGAATGCGTAAAATCCGGCTTTAAAGATTGTCGGGCATTCTTCAGTGCGCTCATCAAAGCCACAGAGGTGTTGGAGATGTTCTGTGTAAATCTGTTTCTTTACCCATGGAAGAAGGAGATCAAGATGCTCAAG ACTTTCACTGGCCCCTTTGTCTACTGCATCCAGCCGGTCCTGACAAAGAGTGCCACGAAAAGTATCCTTGAAACAATAGGGTATCATCTGGAGACTGACACAGAGTACCGACTCACAGACAATTCAGACCCTGAAACAGCCATGAAAATGGGTTTTGAGCTTTTCCTGGCCCGAGCAGAGTGTGAGTACCTGTTGGAGCTCATGGGTCAGCGGTCACAGCCTGAGTGTCTGGAGATTCTACAGAGGAGAGCTGCACCACTACATAACACCCAGGCTGCCGAGGAGACCGCAAAGGACTCTGAAACGGAGCCCTCACAAATGCAAAAACAAGAGGAGAATGAAGATACGGGTCTATCTAATGGTTGTTCCCTGGTAGACCCAGGACCGGTGGAGACAGATGAGGGAGACTTAACCGAGGAGAACCGTGTCACTGCTAGCACACCAGGCAGGCAACAGGATGATGTACAGATAACCCTCAACTTGGAGGTCCAGCCCATTGAGACGACACACTCTCCAGGAATCAGACCACCCAGGGCATTCTTGAACGATGACCGGTCTATCCTGGAGATGCAGCAGAATTACCCAGACCTTGCCATAAGGCAGAAGCCAATATTCAGTAAGCCACTGGGTGGACCTCCTGTAGTGCGGAGGCGACTTATCAAAGAGAACACACCTGAGGAAGGTAGCAGTCCAGCCAATTTAGCTGGCAGTGATGTAAGTGGTCTCCAGTCCATCTCCTTTCACGCCACAGCAGCACCAAAACCCCATCTCACAGAAGCAGTCCCAAAACTCCAGCCTCCAGAAGATAAGGCCTGCGAGACTACTGCCACGATCCATGGACCAACTCCTCCACAGGTAGAAGTGACCAGACAGGGTCAGGAGGCAGATGATGCAGACGAGCTGAGCAAGCTGGCTGAGAGGATTGGCCAATTGCATGTCCATGAGCATAAGGTGGAGGAGCACAAGGTGGAGAACCTGAAATACCCTGTAGAAGAGACAGCACTGCCGCATGCCAGTTGCCATGATGGGTCTCCTCACCAGGATTCTGCAGGGTACCAGAGCCAGCCTCTAATGTGCCATTCCTCTCTGGTGCCGGTCTGTAACATCCCAGGCTGTAGCAGCTGTGAAGTAGCAGACAGTCCCCACCAACACGTTCCTGGAGCCACCAACACCATCAAAGAGCCACCTCACTCCATCTATGTCCCAACCAGCCACCTGGACCCCCCAGTGCTAGACCCTACTGCTGCTGACCACCAGCCCTCCGCAGGCCCTCAGCACCAGGACATGGAGGGCCCCATCCTTCAGCCCTCAGAGGACGAGCTGCTTCAGACATATGTCATGGTGGACGAGCCTTAG
- the LOC109895502 gene encoding protein BEAN1-like isoform X3, producing MKILGVFLTCGPQRVSSNQSSVHEYPDCRDGGSEASLLVSPLVVAGIVIGLVLFLSCVTIIVGSLRKDSRLRNPHLRASYAPDGFSYGGSIGELRSTCVEEFPPAFDFDSYVETLSQVNVMYPDSPPHYDECVGPGATQIYVPTDDPPPYSLTDPCQRGHQQATYTSLEMEEPSTGAGASWVSASSAAASHYPIGLHELRQQPISSISQSAFPLEEAPPYEVVVSRQNQPIPLMPMDLLKHPSEDNHSPQRARAVAHRIL from the exons ATGAAAATCTTGGGAGTGTTCCTGACCTGCGGTCCACAGAGAG TGAGCTCGAACCAGAGCAGTGTCCATGAGTACCCAGACTGCCGTGATGGGGGCAGCGAGGCTAGCTTGCTGGTGTCTCCGCTGGTGGTGGCTGGCATCGTCATCGGCCTGGTGCTCTTCCTGTCCTGCGTTACCATCATCGTGGGCAGCCTGCGCAAAGACAGCCGTCTGCGCAACCCCCACCTGCGGGCCAGCTATG CTCCGGATGGCTTTTCGTACGGCGGCTCCATCGGGGAGCTGAGGTCGACGTGTGTCGAGGAGTTCCCTCCAGCGTTTGACTTTGACTCCTACGTGGAGACTCTATCACAAGTCAATGTGATGTATCCAGACTCCCCGCCTCA CTATGATGAATGTGTGGGACCAGGTGCGACACAGATATACGTCCCCACAGATGACCCCCCTCCGTACTCCCTCACGGACCCCTGTCAGCGGGGCCACCAGCAGGCCACCTACACCAGCCTGGAGATGGAGGAGCCGTCCACTGGAGCTGGGGCCTCTTGGGTGTCCGCCAGCAGCGCCGCCGCCTCCCACTACCCAATCGGACTGCACGAGCTCCGGCAGCAGCCAATATCCTCCATCTCCCAGTCAGCGTTCCCCCTGGAGGAGGCGCCCCCGTACGAGGTGGTGGTGAGCAGGCAGAACCAGCCCATCCCTCTGATGCCCATGGACCTGCTCAAACATCCCTCGGAGGACAACCATAGTCCCCAGAGAGCCCGGGCTGTCGCACACAGAATCCTGTAG